From the genome of Acidimicrobiales bacterium, one region includes:
- a CDS encoding ABC transporter ATP-binding protein yields the protein MSEPAVLAEHVSKRFRLYHERNDSLKVALMRGGRAKYEEFWALKDVSLEVPKGSTFGLIGENGSGKSTLLKCMARILRPDKGRTAIVGKTSALLEVGAGFHPELSGRDNVYLNGSILGLSKKELDAKFDGIVEFAGLERFIDTPVKNYSSGMYVRLGFSVAINVDPDVLLVDEILAVGDENFQRKCAEKFADLHNEGKTIVVVSHALGTVRNLCDHVALLEHGVLKQVGTAADVIDNYMADAHVARHDEGIGGSRWGSGEGRIDKVEIIGRDGVPTQQVRTGERVTFRLHYTTSEPIARPVFGIGITTLNGIDLSGPNTRDVGVIPEKVNGSGVVDMTVEGLPLLAGTYDLAVGFYDYSATHPYDHRLHALRFDVEPGTPRQQHGFVALDATWTVDGASPRLP from the coding sequence ATGAGCGAACCGGCAGTCCTGGCCGAGCACGTCTCGAAACGTTTTCGCTTGTACCACGAGCGCAACGACTCGCTGAAGGTGGCGCTGATGCGCGGCGGGCGCGCGAAGTACGAAGAGTTCTGGGCGCTCAAGGACGTGTCACTCGAAGTGCCGAAGGGCTCCACCTTCGGCCTCATCGGAGAGAACGGCTCGGGCAAGTCGACCCTGCTCAAGTGCATGGCGCGCATCCTGCGCCCCGACAAGGGCCGCACCGCCATCGTCGGCAAGACGAGCGCGCTGCTCGAAGTGGGCGCCGGCTTCCACCCCGAGCTGTCCGGGCGCGACAACGTCTACCTGAACGGTTCGATCCTCGGCCTCTCGAAGAAGGAGCTCGACGCCAAGTTCGACGGCATCGTCGAGTTCGCCGGTCTCGAACGCTTCATCGACACGCCGGTCAAGAACTACTCCTCGGGCATGTACGTGCGCCTCGGCTTCTCCGTGGCCATCAACGTCGATCCCGACGTGCTGCTGGTCGACGAGATCCTGGCGGTGGGCGACGAGAACTTCCAGCGCAAGTGCGCCGAGAAGTTCGCCGACCTCCACAACGAAGGCAAGACGATCGTCGTCGTCAGCCACGCGTTGGGGACGGTCCGCAATCTGTGCGACCACGTCGCCCTGCTCGAACACGGCGTGCTCAAGCAGGTCGGCACCGCGGCGGACGTCATCGACAATTACATGGCCGACGCCCACGTCGCCCGCCACGACGAGGGCATCGGCGGGTCGCGCTGGGGCTCAGGCGAGGGCCGCATCGACAAGGTCGAGATCATCGGGCGCGACGGGGTGCCGACCCAGCAGGTGCGCACCGGTGAACGCGTCACGTTCCGCCTGCACTACACGACGAGCGAACCGATCGCGCGGCCGGTGTTCGGCATCGGCATAACCACGCTCAACGGCATCGACCTGTCCGGGCCGAACACGCGCGACGTCGGCGTGATCCCCGAGAAGGTCAACGGCTCGGGTGTTGTCGACATGACCGTCGAGGGTCTGCCCTTGCTGGCGGGAACCTACGACTTGGCGGTCGGCTTCTACGACTACAGCGCGACGCATCCCTACGACCACCGTCTGCACGCGCTGCGCTTCGACGTCGAACCCGGCACGCCCCGCCAGCAGCACGGTTTCGTCGCCCTCGACGCGACGTGGACCGTGGACGGCGCGTCGCCGCGCCTGCCGTGA
- a CDS encoding glycosyltransferase, with product MRIGVVSSHFPPNFTSGGTLAPQRLARAFAAAGHDVFVYAGHLDRNRRAGSSWDETDEAGVNVHWIEINPWIGWADDHNFDNPNVSSDFVDWLVTTQPDVVHVHSCQGLGVGVIEAAKAAGVPVVLTMHDFWWNCARQFLVDRTFTPCSLVVDCGVCQCEVDHRWLGLRNDRLRAALEHVDVVLCPSASAAAVMAANGVDPAKLRVDENGLEL from the coding sequence ATGCGGATCGGGGTCGTCTCCTCTCACTTCCCGCCGAACTTCACTTCGGGCGGCACGCTCGCACCCCAGCGGCTGGCGCGCGCCTTCGCCGCCGCCGGCCACGACGTATTCGTCTACGCCGGCCACCTCGACAGGAACCGGCGCGCCGGTTCGAGCTGGGACGAGACCGACGAGGCCGGCGTCAACGTCCACTGGATCGAGATCAACCCCTGGATCGGCTGGGCCGACGACCACAACTTCGACAATCCGAATGTCAGCTCGGACTTCGTCGACTGGCTGGTGACGACGCAGCCCGACGTCGTGCACGTCCACTCGTGTCAGGGCCTCGGCGTGGGCGTGATCGAGGCGGCGAAGGCGGCGGGTGTGCCGGTCGTGCTGACGATGCACGACTTCTGGTGGAACTGCGCCCGGCAGTTCCTCGTCGACCGCACCTTCACGCCGTGCAGCCTCGTCGTCGACTGCGGGGTGTGCCAGTGCGAGGTCGACCACCGATGGCTCGGTCTGCGCAACGACCGGCTGCGGGCCGCGCTCGAGCACGTCGACGTGGTGCTGTGCCCCTCGGCGTCGGCCGCGGCGGTGATGGCGGCCAACGGGGTCGACCCAGCGAAGCTGCGCGTCGACGAGAACGGCCTCGAACTGTGA
- a CDS encoding ABC transporter permease, translating into MATVSELAEARELFRNLTLRELRGKYKRSALGWAWSMINPLATMAIFWLVFHFVIRVDPDTGNPSGLHNFGFFLLCGLLPWNFLLNSLMGGMGAPLANAGLIKKVYFPREVLAASVIASWAVQFLIELGVLIAALLFVGNVAIQYIPGVVLVVALEMFFAYGIALALGAMNVYFRDVQHFLALLLQLWFYATPIVYPKSLVPRTAKLFGHTLPVERLYGLNPMVRFVDMYRNLMYDLRWPPLYDFAYVAGAAILSVLIGRWIFMKLEPRFAEEL; encoded by the coding sequence ATGGCGACGGTCTCGGAGCTAGCCGAAGCCCGCGAACTCTTCCGCAACCTCACTCTGCGTGAGCTACGCGGCAAGTACAAGCGGTCGGCCTTGGGGTGGGCGTGGTCGATGATCAACCCGCTCGCGACCATGGCGATCTTCTGGTTGGTCTTCCACTTCGTCATCCGGGTCGACCCCGACACCGGCAATCCGTCCGGTTTGCACAACTTCGGCTTCTTCCTGTTGTGCGGCCTGCTGCCGTGGAACTTCCTGCTCAACAGCCTCATGGGCGGCATGGGAGCGCCGCTGGCGAACGCCGGCCTGATCAAGAAGGTGTACTTCCCGCGCGAAGTGCTGGCGGCGTCGGTGATCGCGTCCTGGGCGGTGCAGTTTCTGATCGAACTCGGGGTGCTCATCGCCGCGTTGTTGTTCGTGGGCAACGTGGCCATTCAATACATCCCCGGCGTGGTCCTCGTCGTCGCCCTCGAGATGTTCTTCGCCTACGGCATCGCCCTCGCGCTCGGTGCCATGAACGTGTATTTCCGCGACGTGCAGCACTTCCTCGCGCTGTTGCTCCAGCTCTGGTTCTACGCCACCCCCATCGTGTATCCGAAGAGCCTCGTGCCACGCACGGCAAAGCTGTTCGGGCACACGCTGCCGGTCGAGCGCCTGTACGGGCTCAACCCGATGGTTCGCTTCGTCGACATGTACCGCAACCTGATGTACGACCTGCGCTGGCCCCCGCTGTACGACTTTGCCTACGTGGCGGGCGCCGCGATCCTGAGCGTGCTCATCGGTCGCTGGATCTTCATGAAGCTCGAACCGCGCTTCGCCGAGGAGCTGTAA
- the cofE gene encoding coenzyme F420-0:L-glutamate ligase — MITIFPLEGIGEVHDGDRLATLIADAAAGALQAGDVLVVTQKIVSKAEGRLVPVNPEDPLSAKALVEEESVRIVRRRGDLIISETKHGFVCANAGIDLSNVPSGYAALLPVDSDRSARRIRDGLRADLGIDVGVIVSDTFGRPWRRGLTDVAIGVAGIAAVVDLRGTTDALGRELQVTEVAIADEIASAAELVMGKASGIPVAVVRGIDADWLRESSVASEIVRPPAEDLFR; from the coding sequence GTGATCACGATCTTCCCCCTCGAGGGCATCGGCGAGGTCCACGACGGCGATCGTCTGGCCACGCTCATCGCCGACGCCGCGGCCGGCGCGTTGCAGGCGGGCGACGTACTGGTCGTCACGCAGAAGATCGTGTCGAAGGCGGAGGGCCGGCTCGTACCGGTGAACCCCGAAGACCCGCTGTCGGCCAAGGCCCTCGTCGAGGAAGAGTCGGTGCGCATCGTGCGCCGCCGCGGCGACCTCATCATCAGCGAGACCAAACACGGCTTCGTCTGCGCCAACGCCGGCATCGACCTGTCCAACGTGCCGTCGGGCTACGCCGCGTTGCTACCTGTCGACTCCGATCGCTCGGCGCGACGCATTCGCGACGGCCTGCGCGCCGACCTCGGCATCGACGTCGGCGTGATCGTCTCCGACACGTTCGGTCGCCCGTGGCGGCGCGGACTCACCGACGTGGCGATCGGCGTCGCCGGGATCGCGGCGGTGGTCGACCTGCGCGGGACGACCGACGCGTTGGGACGCGAACTGCAGGTGACCGAGGTCGCCATCGCGGACGAGATCGCGTCGGCGGCCGAGTTGGTCATGGGCAAGGCGTCGGGCATCCCGGTCGCCGTCGTGCGCGGCATCGACGCCGATTGGTTGCGCGAGTCGTCGGTGGCGAGTGAGATCGTCCGCCCCCCGGCCGAAGACCTTTTCCGCTAG
- a CDS encoding SpoIID/LytB domain-containing protein has product MLRPLPRLLAAAAVIASVVGVVFAVAPPASATPSTFHIEGGGFGHGVGMSQYGALGYAQQGYGYADILTHYFTGTAVTSVAPKPEVRIQIGDDTTAPADLTVVPTAHVNLVLKGQIVAAAEANQPIVATVNNGKFDVTVNGTQVLTQVGGGGDNIYVEYNNSPVHVNDTGHDYKYGQIELNAPSATELRSTIASMGMNEYLRGLGEVPSSWPVNALKAQVLAARSYAEYKLEHGATFLYGDVRDQNYVGYDKETNSGGSNWVSAVDGTGNEMVTYNGGVAETFYSSSSGGYTENSENVFSATVPYLRGVPDPYDSANGQNSLHTWKRDWSLADMQSFVNSNSATAVGTLQSIDFLNPLGVSGRVTKANSDGSGGVRIVGSSGTKHVSGPTFQSIVNAAPGPTPPSGGRLPSTLMRIGGSSPYGGFTGGVFVAAGHLTNGDTNRIVTGADKGGGPHVRVLTPDGDATGVEFMAYDPHFTGGVRVAVCHFGDDALDSIVTSPGAGGGPHVRVWNADGSPHNGGFMAYDPGFTGGVYVGCGDVDPTNPGDEIITGAGAGGGPHVRVFDRDGNLRGEFMAYDPHFTGGVRVAAAGANIVTGPGPGGGPHVRLFDLLGASTVGWMAYDPAFTGGVYVAGGNVTGDAAPEVITGAGEAGGPHVRVFDQAGGVVTEFMAFATSSDHGARVAAAHVPGGAVVAGSGTGGPSLLRVIALQ; this is encoded by the coding sequence GTGCTCCGCCCACTCCCCCGCCTGCTCGCCGCGGCCGCCGTCATCGCGTCGGTCGTGGGCGTCGTCTTCGCCGTTGCTCCGCCTGCGAGCGCCACGCCGTCCACCTTCCACATCGAGGGAGGCGGCTTCGGCCACGGCGTCGGCATGAGCCAGTACGGCGCCCTCGGTTACGCCCAGCAGGGCTACGGCTACGCCGACATCCTCACGCACTACTTCACCGGCACCGCGGTCACGTCCGTCGCACCCAAGCCCGAGGTGCGCATCCAGATCGGCGACGACACCACCGCTCCCGCCGACCTCACCGTCGTGCCGACCGCGCACGTCAACCTCGTGCTGAAGGGTCAGATCGTCGCCGCCGCCGAAGCGAACCAGCCGATCGTGGCGACGGTGAACAACGGCAAGTTCGACGTGACCGTCAACGGCACCCAAGTTCTCACGCAAGTCGGCGGCGGCGGCGACAACATCTACGTCGAGTACAACAACTCCCCCGTTCACGTGAACGACACCGGCCACGACTACAAGTACGGCCAGATCGAACTGAACGCGCCCTCGGCCACCGAGTTGCGCTCGACCATCGCCAGCATGGGGATGAACGAGTACCTACGCGGCCTCGGCGAGGTGCCGTCGTCGTGGCCGGTCAACGCGCTCAAGGCCCAGGTGCTGGCGGCGCGCTCGTACGCCGAGTACAAGCTCGAGCACGGCGCGACCTTCCTCTACGGCGACGTGCGCGACCAGAACTACGTCGGCTACGACAAGGAAACCAACAGCGGCGGTTCGAACTGGGTCTCCGCCGTCGACGGCACCGGCAACGAGATGGTCACCTACAACGGCGGCGTCGCCGAGACGTTCTATTCGTCGTCGTCGGGCGGCTACACCGAGAACAGCGAGAACGTCTTCTCGGCGACCGTGCCCTACCTGCGCGGCGTACCCGACCCCTACGACTCGGCCAACGGCCAGAACAGTCTGCACACGTGGAAGCGCGACTGGTCGCTCGCCGACATGCAGAGCTTCGTCAACTCGAACTCCGCCACGGCGGTGGGCACCCTCCAGTCGATCGACTTCCTCAACCCCCTCGGCGTCTCGGGCCGCGTGACGAAGGCCAACAGCGACGGCAGCGGCGGCGTGCGCATCGTGGGTTCCAGCGGCACCAAGCACGTGAGCGGGCCGACGTTCCAGTCGATCGTCAATGCCGCTCCCGGGCCGACCCCGCCCTCGGGTGGCCGACTCCCGAGCACGCTGATGCGCATCGGCGGCTCGAGTCCCTACGGCGGCTTCACCGGCGGGGTCTTCGTGGCCGCCGGGCACCTCACCAACGGCGACACCAACCGCATCGTCACCGGCGCCGACAAGGGCGGCGGCCCGCACGTGCGCGTACTCACGCCCGACGGCGACGCCACCGGCGTCGAGTTCATGGCGTACGACCCGCACTTCACCGGCGGCGTGCGCGTGGCGGTGTGCCATTTCGGTGACGACGCTCTCGATTCGATCGTCACGTCGCCCGGGGCGGGCGGCGGCCCGCACGTGCGCGTGTGGAACGCCGACGGCTCGCCCCACAACGGCGGCTTCATGGCCTACGACCCGGGCTTCACCGGCGGCGTCTACGTGGGCTGTGGCGACGTCGACCCGACGAACCCGGGCGACGAGATCATCACCGGCGCCGGCGCCGGCGGCGGCCCGCACGTGCGCGTGTTCGATCGCGACGGCAACCTGCGGGGCGAGTTCATGGCTTATGACCCGCACTTCACCGGCGGCGTCAGGGTGGCGGCGGCGGGCGCCAACATCGTCACCGGGCCCGGGCCCGGCGGCGGGCCCCACGTGCGCCTGTTCGACCTGCTCGGCGCGTCGACCGTCGGGTGGATGGCGTATGACCCGGCGTTCACCGGCGGCGTCTACGTCGCCGGCGGCAACGTCACGGGCGACGCGGCGCCCGAGGTCATCACGGGCGCCGGTGAGGCCGGCGGTCCGCACGTGCGCGTGTTCGACCAGGCGGGCGGCGTGGTCACCGAGTTCATGGCCTTCGCCACCTCGAGCGACCACGGCGCCCGCGTTGCCGCGGCCCACGTGCCCGGCGGCGCCGTCGTCGCCGGCTCCGGAACCGGCGGCCCCTCCCTGCTGCGTGTGATCGCGCTCCAGTGA
- the cofD gene encoding 2-phospho-L-lactate transferase gives MTRVCALAGGVGAAKMLRGVMRAVRPTDVTAVVNTGDDVVLHGLHISPDLDTITYTLAEAINPETGWGLAGESWQAMTALDRYRGLTWFRLGDKDLATHLYRTQRLRDGASLADVTAEITQAWDIDVRVIPVTEDRLETRVTVDGEGEIGFQEYFVGRQHNVTVTDVRFAGAEEAHPTPGVLAALADADVVLICPSNPIVSIGPVLAVPGVRAAVEARRADAVAVSPIVAGTALKGPADRMLRELGHDASVVGVARLYRDLAATLVIDEADRDLAPAVEDAGMRCVVAPTIMHDADAAAALARVCLDAASSPA, from the coding sequence GTGACGCGGGTCTGCGCCCTCGCCGGCGGCGTCGGCGCGGCCAAGATGCTGCGGGGGGTGATGCGCGCCGTCCGCCCGACGGACGTCACCGCCGTCGTCAACACCGGCGACGACGTCGTGCTGCACGGCCTGCACATCAGCCCGGACCTCGACACCATCACCTACACGCTGGCCGAGGCCATCAACCCGGAGACGGGCTGGGGCCTCGCCGGTGAGTCGTGGCAGGCGATGACCGCCTTGGACCGCTACCGCGGCCTCACGTGGTTTCGCCTCGGCGACAAGGACCTCGCCACGCACCTGTACCGCACGCAGCGTCTGCGCGACGGTGCGAGCCTCGCGGACGTGACGGCCGAGATCACCCAGGCGTGGGATATCGACGTGCGCGTCATCCCGGTCACCGAGGACCGCCTCGAGACGCGGGTGACGGTCGACGGCGAAGGCGAGATCGGGTTCCAGGAGTACTTCGTCGGCCGGCAGCACAACGTGACGGTGACCGACGTGCGCTTCGCCGGCGCCGAGGAGGCCCACCCCACGCCCGGCGTGCTCGCCGCGCTCGCCGACGCTGACGTCGTGCTCATCTGCCCCTCGAATCCGATCGTCTCGATCGGGCCGGTGCTTGCCGTGCCCGGCGTGCGCGCCGCGGTCGAGGCGCGCCGCGCTGACGCGGTGGCGGTGTCGCCCATCGTCGCCGGCACCGCTCTCAAGGGCCCGGCGGATCGCATGCTGCGCGAACTCGGCCACGACGCATCGGTCGTGGGCGTCGCCCGCTTGTACCGCGACCTCGCGGCGACCCTCGTGATCGACGAAGCCGATCGTGACCTCGCACCGGCGGTCGAAGACGCGGGCATGCGCTGCGTTGTCGCTCCCACGATCATGCACGACGCGGACGCCGCGGCGGCGTTGGCTCGCGTCTGCCTCGACGCGGCATCATCACCGGCGTGA
- a CDS encoding glycosyltransferase — translation MDRGRRVAAPAVKILVITNDALGARMAGPAIRAWKMATALSQRGHDVTLFTTGNCDPLPSSFAVRRGWTDELKALEAWCDVIVFQGFVIDGQPWLAHTDKVMVVDLYDPFHLEQLELSREASEHDVRVEVVASTVAVLNEQIARGDYFLCASEKQRDFWLGALGALGRINPLTYDADPSLRSLIDVVPFGVDDEPASQQRHAIRGAVAGIAADDEVLLWGGGVYNWFDPLTLIRAVDALKARRPKLRLYFLGMKHPNPEVPQMRMATEALALSEQLGLTGKHVFFNHDWVPYEQRADWLLDADIGVSTHLDHVETAFSFRTRVLDYLWAGLPIVCTAGDAMGELVEAHHLGTAVPADDVSALANAIDALLSDDAARAEASAAVRKVAPDFAWSKALAALVAFCDAPRRAPDLVDRETAGRLAAVGRGAARQRRGPFHVAASLRRHVRNGRGPELLRMALRRLR, via the coding sequence GTGGACCGTGGACGGCGCGTCGCCGCGCCTGCCGTGAAGATCCTCGTCATCACGAATGACGCCCTGGGCGCCCGCATGGCCGGCCCGGCGATCCGCGCGTGGAAGATGGCTACGGCGCTGTCGCAGCGCGGTCACGACGTCACGCTGTTCACCACCGGCAACTGTGATCCGCTGCCGTCGTCGTTCGCGGTGCGTCGCGGCTGGACCGACGAACTGAAGGCGCTCGAAGCATGGTGCGACGTCATCGTGTTCCAGGGCTTCGTCATCGACGGCCAGCCGTGGCTGGCGCACACCGACAAGGTCATGGTTGTCGACCTCTACGACCCGTTCCACCTCGAGCAACTCGAACTGTCGCGCGAGGCCAGTGAGCACGACGTGCGCGTCGAAGTCGTGGCGTCGACCGTCGCCGTGCTCAACGAGCAGATCGCGCGCGGTGACTACTTCCTGTGCGCCAGCGAGAAGCAGCGCGACTTCTGGCTCGGCGCCCTCGGCGCTCTCGGGCGCATCAACCCCTTGACCTACGACGCCGATCCGTCGTTGCGGTCGCTGATCGACGTCGTCCCCTTCGGTGTGGACGACGAACCCGCGTCGCAGCAGCGCCATGCAATCCGCGGCGCGGTCGCCGGCATCGCCGCGGACGACGAGGTCCTGCTGTGGGGTGGCGGCGTCTACAACTGGTTCGACCCGCTGACCCTCATCCGCGCCGTCGACGCGCTCAAGGCGCGCCGGCCGAAGCTGCGCTTGTACTTCCTCGGCATGAAGCACCCGAATCCCGAGGTGCCGCAGATGCGCATGGCGACCGAAGCCCTGGCGTTGTCCGAACAGCTCGGCCTTACCGGCAAGCACGTCTTCTTCAACCACGACTGGGTGCCCTACGAACAACGCGCCGACTGGCTGCTCGACGCCGACATCGGGGTGAGTACGCACCTCGACCACGTCGAGACGGCGTTTTCGTTCCGCACCCGCGTGCTCGACTACCTGTGGGCCGGCCTGCCGATCGTGTGCACCGCCGGCGACGCCATGGGCGAACTCGTCGAAGCCCACCACCTCGGTACGGCGGTGCCCGCCGACGACGTGTCGGCGCTCGCCAACGCCATCGACGCGCTGCTCTCCGACGACGCGGCGCGCGCCGAAGCGTCCGCCGCCGTGCGCAAGGTGGCGCCCGACTTCGCTTGGAGCAAGGCGCTCGCCGCGCTCGTTGCCTTCTGTGACGCGCCGCGGCGCGCGCCGGATCTCGTCGACCGCGAGACCGCCGGGCGGTTGGCGGCGGTCGGTCGCGGGGCGGCCCGGCAACGGCGCGGCCCCTTCCACGTGGCCGCGTCGCTGCGCCGCCACGTCCGCAACGGGCGCGGGCCGGAACTGCTGCGCATGGCGCTGCGCCGCCTACGCTGA
- a CDS encoding glycosyltransferase, producing the protein MITFRYTGGWNEMKGVRVVLDAVRLLPPGDWRIVTHNIDDFVVANNVSLAGLPVETVPSFAPSEAAAVWANTDVLLVPSIMRESHSLVTREALTAGVPVICTDTLGPEEVVEDGVNGLVVPAADASALADAMRRFIDEPALVDSMRAACHDIPVRPIQDQVDGLLALYAELVSPEGRKQASGETSSGVGRRVLFLVGIDGAPLRYRAFLPAEALGLLGVHADVRYYSDASVPELARQADAIVVYRVPATAEVLDVIAAARARGVVVLYDVDDLIFDPELAAEIPALSILPPDEAALWLEGVRRYRTAMEACDGFVGSTAGLCAHAAAVTGMPTYRFPNGVGLLVGQQSDAALRKPRTAGPVRMGYLSGTNTHDHDWAMVEPAVAAVLARHPDVELWLVGLVTPSPALDAYAARVKRIGFTEWTALPKVLRDLDVNLAPLTAGSRFNEAKSAIKWLEAALVATPTVASPTEPFREAVQHGRNGLLAETLDEWTAALEALVTEPALRARIGARARRDALLRWSPHLQAHVYADILRSATPTTRQSNWTDVVAPSEPFVDRPLERYELPRRWSVMLPPPVRMQYRRFRAFLWRSYRTFRRHGPVGIVKRVPSRLARRQR; encoded by the coding sequence GTGATCACGTTTCGCTACACCGGCGGGTGGAACGAGATGAAGGGGGTGCGCGTCGTACTCGACGCGGTGCGCCTGCTTCCGCCCGGCGACTGGCGGATCGTCACCCATAACATCGACGACTTCGTCGTCGCCAACAACGTGTCGCTCGCGGGTTTGCCCGTCGAAACGGTGCCCAGCTTCGCGCCCTCCGAGGCCGCGGCCGTGTGGGCGAACACCGACGTCCTGCTGGTGCCGAGCATCATGCGGGAGTCGCACTCGCTGGTAACGCGCGAGGCGCTCACCGCCGGCGTGCCCGTCATCTGCACCGACACGCTTGGGCCCGAAGAAGTCGTCGAGGACGGCGTCAACGGCCTCGTCGTCCCGGCGGCCGACGCGTCCGCGCTCGCCGACGCCATGCGCCGCTTCATCGACGAGCCCGCGCTCGTCGACAGCATGCGCGCCGCCTGCCATGACATCCCCGTTCGCCCGATCCAAGACCAAGTCGACGGCCTTCTTGCCCTCTACGCCGAACTGGTCTCGCCCGAGGGCCGGAAACAGGCGTCCGGCGAGACCAGTTCGGGGGTTGGGCGGCGGGTGCTGTTTCTCGTCGGGATCGACGGGGCGCCGCTGCGCTATCGCGCGTTCCTGCCGGCGGAGGCGCTCGGGCTGTTGGGCGTGCACGCCGACGTGCGCTACTACTCCGACGCGTCGGTGCCCGAGCTGGCGCGCCAGGCTGACGCCATCGTCGTGTACCGCGTGCCGGCGACCGCCGAGGTACTCGACGTCATCGCCGCGGCGCGCGCCCGCGGCGTCGTGGTGCTCTACGACGTCGACGACCTGATCTTCGACCCGGAGCTGGCCGCCGAGATTCCCGCGTTGTCGATCCTGCCGCCGGACGAAGCCGCGCTGTGGCTCGAAGGCGTGCGCCGCTACCGCACCGCGATGGAAGCGTGCGACGGCTTCGTCGGCAGCACCGCGGGGTTGTGCGCCCACGCCGCCGCCGTGACGGGAATGCCGACCTACCGCTTCCCCAACGGTGTCGGCCTGCTGGTGGGCCAGCAAAGCGACGCCGCGCTGCGCAAGCCGCGCACCGCCGGTCCGGTGCGTATGGGGTACCTGTCGGGGACCAACACCCACGACCACGACTGGGCGATGGTCGAGCCCGCCGTCGCCGCGGTGCTGGCGCGCCACCCCGACGTCGAGTTATGGCTCGTCGGTCTGGTGACGCCCTCTCCGGCGCTCGACGCGTACGCCGCGCGCGTGAAGCGCATCGGCTTCACCGAGTGGACGGCGTTGCCCAAGGTGTTGCGCGACCTCGACGTCAACCTGGCGCCGCTCACCGCCGGCAGCCGCTTCAACGAAGCCAAGAGCGCCATCAAGTGGCTCGAAGCGGCGCTGGTGGCGACGCCGACGGTGGCCTCGCCCACGGAACCGTTTCGCGAAGCCGTGCAGCACGGCCGCAACGGCCTGCTCGCAGAGACGCTCGACGAGTGGACCGCAGCGCTCGAAGCGCTCGTGACCGAACCGGCGTTGCGCGCCCGCATCGGCGCCCGCGCCCGGCGCGACGCGCTCCTGCGGTGGTCGCCCCACCTCCAGGCCCACGTGTACGCCGACATTCTCCGTTCGGCGACGCCCACGACCCGCCAGTCGAACTGGACCGACGTGGTGGCGCCGAGCGAACCGTTCGTCGACCGGCCCCTCGAGCGCTACGAATTGCCGCGCCGCTGGAGCGTCATGCTGCCCCCGCCCGTACGCATGCAGTACCGCCGTTTCCGGGCCTTTCTGTGGCGCTCGTACCGGACCTTCCGCCGCCACGGGCCGGTGGGCATCGTCAAGCGCGTCCCTTCGCGCCTGGCGCGTCGACAAAGATAG